The following coding sequences lie in one Paracholeplasma manati genomic window:
- the xerD gene encoding site-specific tyrosine recombinase XerD has product MKYLINEYQYYLKREKGLSQNTITAYLRDLEQYRTYLEKSYEITKIQKIERKHIETFLKSLHKKNLSSKSLSRKLTAIKGFHQFLLIENELDTNVAYDIESPKVEKTLPQVLSVQEVIKIIEAVKGTDPLSIRNQALLELIYGSGLRVSELLDLKIADIHLLEGYVRVLGKGNKEREVPLGDMSVQALRLYLTKSRNQLTMNSIDYLFLNQDGKRLSRQGFFKILRKIAKVAGIDRDVSPHTLRHSFATHLLEAGVDLRTLQELLGHEDIQTTQIYTHISQKHLKDVYLNTHPRAKEKNNV; this is encoded by the coding sequence ATGAAATACTTAATCAATGAATACCAATACTATCTGAAACGTGAAAAAGGGTTAAGTCAAAACACCATAACGGCTTACCTAAGAGATTTAGAACAATATCGGACCTACTTAGAAAAATCCTATGAAATCACTAAAATCCAAAAGATAGAACGAAAACACATCGAAACATTTTTAAAAAGTTTGCACAAAAAAAATTTATCTTCAAAATCGCTATCGAGAAAGCTAACCGCAATCAAAGGATTTCATCAGTTTTTATTGATTGAAAATGAATTAGATACGAATGTCGCTTATGATATAGAGTCACCTAAGGTTGAAAAAACGTTACCGCAAGTTCTATCGGTTCAAGAGGTCATTAAAATCATTGAAGCCGTCAAAGGGACCGATCCGCTATCAATCCGTAATCAAGCTTTATTGGAACTAATCTATGGTTCTGGGTTACGTGTATCTGAATTACTGGATTTGAAAATCGCAGATATCCATCTACTTGAAGGTTATGTTCGTGTCCTCGGTAAAGGCAATAAAGAACGCGAAGTTCCCCTAGGGGACATGTCTGTTCAAGCCTTAAGACTTTATTTGACAAAATCCAGAAATCAACTTACAATGAATAGCATAGATTACTTATTTTTAAATCAAGATGGGAAACGACTTTCCCGTCAAGGTTTCTTTAAAATCTTGAGGAAGATTGCGAAAGTAGCTGGGATTGATCGTGATGTTTCACCTCATACCTTGCGTCATTCGTTCGCAACCCACTTATTAGAAGCCGGTGTGGATTTACGCACCTTACAAGAATTATTGGGTCATGAAGACATTCAAACCACCCAAATCTATACACACATCAGTCAAAAACATTTAAAGGATGTCTATTTAAATACACATCCGAGAGCGAAGGAGAAAAACAATGTATAA